Proteins from one Ipomoea triloba cultivar NCNSP0323 chromosome 1, ASM357664v1 genomic window:
- the LOC116010527 gene encoding uncharacterized protein LOC116010527, which produces MRIRFHFAASFPPSLVSLYLGSSVRRAQNLIHHHASSSNLTQLPIFHYPLQSIGERETTLSRFLQSSTRFLQLSRHRREPSIAAAISTGCHPQPAVSLRRRRCLVEKGSSRRLLFGKIEDMQPRFECKCGFLNCSVDLISHTDSKYQDIHKDLELQEQIC; this is translated from the exons AATAAGATTTCACTTTGCAGCCTCATTTCCTCCATCTCTCGTCTCTCTCTATCTCGGAAGTTCTGTGAGGAGGGCCCAAAATTTGATCCATCATCATGCTTCTTCATCCAATCTTACTCAGCTTCCAATCTTCCATTACCCACTGCAAAGCattggagagagagagacgacGCTATCAAGGTTTCTTCAGAGCTCCACCCGTTTTCTCCAGCTATCTCGCCACCGCAGGGAGCCTAGCATCGCCGCCGCCATCTCTACTGGATGCCACCCTCAGCCTGCCGTATCTCTCCGTCGTCGGCGTTGCCTGGTGGAAAAGGGAAGCAGCCGTCGTTTACTATTCG GTAAGATCGAAGACATGCAACCCAGATTCGAGTGCAAATGTGGATTTTTAAACTGCTCCGTAGACCTAATTTCGCACACGGACTCAAAATACCAAGATATTCACAAAG ATCTTGAACTTCAAGAACAGATTTGTTGA